A region from the Catellatospora sp. TT07R-123 genome encodes:
- a CDS encoding GH92 family glycosyl hydrolase — MPPLSPRSLAAASALALVASLLTAGLAAAPAHAAVPADLTPLVNPLIGTQKEGNTFPGAALPFGMVQLSPDTGWGTGYNYDQTKIRGFSHTHLSGVGCGSATEVSVMPTVGAVGSNDPNTYGQTLNHAQEQATAGFYRVGMPNGVTAELTATLRTGWHRYTFPASTQANVMFNTSEVKGGNGGANSSSVSIVNSDTVEGSVTESGFCSSSPAHTVYFSARFSRPFASFGTWSGGTFTNGSRSSTGTASTGGWVRFDTSTDRVVTLKLGLSYTGIAGARTNLAAETTSAGFNFDTVKQAAHDTWNTKLHKAEVDGGTADRQTAFYTSLYHSLLHPNLSGDTDGSYRGFDNVTRTASGYTPYQTFSLWDTYRAQNQLVALLEPQVARDYALSLLAVDRELGWLPRWSLYNTETNTMTGDPVTPFLVDLWARGLLNGYEEQFYTALRKNATGVPGTGLGINARNGNNYYTSIGYVPTGGSCTPTHPFDHDCQYPASATLEYSAADAGLSLMARALGHTADADMLAARGLNYRNLFDSSIGFFRPRNAGGTWQPSYSPTDGAHMFHEAGAYQYQWLVPQDPDGLVALLGGKTAANARLDQFFAYSGLLTDPSGTARTKWVNGAYDYYSFMTYNPNNEPDLLAPYTYLWTGQPYKTATVVRSAFTLFSNAPNGVTGNDDLGTMSAWYVFSSLGLYPLMNGANFYGVTTPQFPYAKVTIGSYGTQQGGTLTVNAPGVTDTNRYIATAARNGAGFTRTWLSQADVAKGATLDYTVSGTPGTWGTGAGDVPPSAVHANPPALGTNLALNRPATGSTACASTEGPDKAVNGSVSGGNTDKFCSLTGPSWLQVDLGSNQQLGSFVIRHAGAGGESADYDTKAFTIQLSTDGTNWSTPVNVSGANSGVTTHTIATATARYVKLNVSAPTQTTDTATRVYEFEVYAPTAGPVNLALNKPVTSSTACATTEGPEKAVNGTVSGGNADKFCSGVAGAWLRVDLGSVRNISRFEVAHAEAGGEPATYNTKAYTIDVSTDGTTWTPIVAVTNNNAAETAHQVTASGRYVRLTVQTPTQTTDGATRIYELRVLG; from the coding sequence ATGCCACCCCTTTCGCCCAGGTCGCTCGCCGCGGCCTCGGCTCTCGCCCTCGTCGCCTCGCTGCTGACCGCCGGGCTCGCCGCCGCGCCCGCGCACGCCGCCGTGCCCGCCGATCTGACCCCGCTGGTCAACCCGCTCATCGGCACCCAGAAGGAGGGCAACACCTTCCCCGGTGCCGCCCTGCCGTTCGGCATGGTGCAGCTCAGCCCGGACACCGGCTGGGGCACCGGGTACAACTACGACCAGACCAAGATCCGCGGGTTCTCGCACACCCACCTGTCCGGCGTCGGCTGCGGCTCCGCCACCGAGGTGTCGGTCATGCCGACCGTCGGCGCGGTCGGCTCCAACGACCCCAACACCTACGGCCAGACCCTCAACCACGCCCAGGAGCAGGCCACCGCCGGGTTCTACCGGGTCGGCATGCCCAACGGGGTCACCGCCGAACTCACCGCGACGCTGCGCACCGGCTGGCACCGGTACACCTTCCCGGCCAGCACCCAGGCCAACGTCATGTTCAACACCTCCGAGGTCAAGGGCGGCAACGGCGGCGCCAACAGCTCCTCGGTGTCCATCGTGAACAGCGACACCGTCGAGGGCTCGGTCACCGAGAGCGGCTTCTGCAGCAGCTCCCCGGCCCACACCGTGTACTTCTCGGCCAGGTTCAGCCGCCCGTTCGCCTCGTTCGGCACCTGGTCAGGCGGCACGTTCACCAACGGCAGCCGCAGTTCCACCGGCACCGCCTCCACCGGCGGCTGGGTGCGGTTCGACACCAGCACCGACCGGGTGGTCACGCTGAAGCTCGGGCTGTCGTACACGGGGATCGCGGGGGCGCGCACCAACCTCGCCGCCGAGACCACGTCGGCCGGGTTCAACTTCGACACGGTCAAGCAGGCCGCGCACGACACCTGGAACACCAAGCTGCACAAGGCCGAGGTCGACGGGGGCACGGCCGACCGCCAGACCGCCTTCTACACCTCGCTCTACCACTCGCTGCTGCACCCGAACCTGTCCGGCGACACCGACGGCTCCTACCGGGGCTTCGACAACGTGACCCGGACCGCCTCCGGGTACACGCCGTACCAGACGTTCTCGCTGTGGGACACCTACCGGGCCCAGAACCAGCTCGTCGCGCTGCTGGAACCGCAGGTGGCGCGCGACTACGCGCTGTCGCTGCTGGCCGTGGACCGCGAGCTGGGCTGGCTGCCGCGCTGGTCGCTCTACAACACCGAGACCAACACCATGACCGGCGACCCGGTGACCCCGTTCCTGGTCGATCTGTGGGCGCGCGGGCTGCTCAACGGGTACGAGGAGCAGTTCTACACCGCGCTGCGCAAGAACGCGACCGGCGTGCCCGGCACCGGCCTGGGCATCAACGCCCGCAACGGCAACAACTACTACACCTCCATCGGGTACGTCCCGACCGGCGGCTCCTGCACCCCGACGCACCCGTTCGACCACGACTGCCAGTACCCCGCCTCGGCCACGCTGGAGTACTCGGCCGCCGACGCGGGCCTGTCGCTGATGGCGCGGGCGCTGGGCCACACCGCCGACGCGGACATGCTCGCCGCGCGCGGCCTGAACTACCGCAACCTGTTCGACTCCTCGATCGGCTTCTTCCGGCCGCGCAACGCGGGCGGGACCTGGCAGCCGTCGTACTCGCCGACCGACGGGGCGCACATGTTCCACGAGGCCGGGGCGTACCAGTACCAGTGGCTGGTGCCGCAGGACCCGGACGGCCTGGTCGCGCTGCTCGGCGGCAAGACGGCCGCCAACGCGCGGCTGGACCAGTTCTTCGCCTACAGCGGGCTGCTGACCGACCCGTCGGGCACCGCACGCACCAAGTGGGTCAACGGCGCCTACGACTACTACAGCTTCATGACGTACAACCCGAACAACGAGCCTGACCTGCTGGCGCCGTACACGTACCTGTGGACGGGGCAGCCGTACAAGACGGCGACGGTGGTGCGCTCGGCGTTCACGCTGTTCTCCAACGCGCCCAACGGCGTCACCGGCAACGACGACCTCGGCACCATGTCGGCCTGGTACGTCTTCTCCTCGCTCGGCCTGTACCCGCTGATGAACGGCGCGAACTTCTACGGCGTCACCACCCCGCAGTTCCCGTACGCCAAGGTCACCATCGGCTCGTACGGCACGCAGCAGGGCGGCACGCTGACCGTCAACGCCCCCGGCGTCACCGACACCAACCGCTACATCGCCACCGCCGCCCGCAACGGCGCCGGGTTCACCAGGACCTGGCTCTCGCAGGCCGACGTCGCCAAGGGCGCCACGCTCGACTACACCGTCAGCGGCACCCCCGGCACCTGGGGCACCGGCGCGGGCGACGTCCCGCCGTCGGCGGTCCACGCCAACCCGCCCGCGCTCGGCACCAACCTGGCCCTGAACCGGCCCGCCACCGGCTCGACCGCGTGCGCGAGCACCGAGGGCCCGGACAAGGCCGTCAACGGCAGCGTGAGCGGCGGCAACACCGACAAGTTCTGCTCGCTGACCGGCCCGAGCTGGCTCCAGGTCGACCTCGGGTCCAACCAGCAGCTCGGCAGCTTCGTGATCCGGCACGCGGGCGCGGGCGGCGAGTCGGCCGACTACGACACCAAGGCGTTCACGATCCAGCTGTCCACCGACGGCACCAACTGGTCCACGCCGGTGAACGTGAGCGGCGCCAACAGCGGCGTCACCACGCACACCATCGCCACGGCCACGGCCCGCTACGTGAAACTCAACGTCAGCGCGCCGACGCAGACCACCGACACCGCCACCCGCGTCTACGAGTTCGAGGTGTACGCCCCGACCGCGGGCCCGGTGAACCTGGCCCTCAACAAGCCCGTCACCAGCTCCACGGCCTGCGCCACCACCGAGGGCCCGGAGAAGGCCGTCAACGGCACCGTCAGCGGCGGCAACGCGGACAAGTTCTGCTCCGGCGTGGCCGGGGCCTGGCTGCGGGTGGACCTGGGCTCGGTCCGCAACATCAGCCGGTTCGAGGTCGCGCACGCCGAGGCGGGCGGCGAACCCGCGACCTACAACACGAAGGCGTACACGATCGACGTGTCGACCGACGGCACCACCTGGACGCCGATCGTCGCGGTCACCAACAACAACGCGGCCGAGACCGCGCACCAGGTGACCGCGTCCGGCCGGTACGTCCGCCTCACCGTGCAGACGCCGACCCAGACCACCGACGGCGCGACCCGCATCTACGAGCTGCGGGTCCTCGGCTAG
- a CDS encoding glycoside hydrolase family 3 N-terminal domain-containing protein encodes MNTPLPYLDPALPTAARVADLLSRMTLPEKAGQMLQLAARDGVRRIVEDLHVGSILHASPEHLQEAVALAADSRLGIPLLVAEDCIHGHSFWIGATIFPTQLGMAATWDPELVERVARATAVEVAATGIHWTFSPVLCIARDLRWGRVSETFGEDPFLIGELASAMVRGYQGDGLADPTAILACAKHFAGYSETQGGRDASEADISRRKLRSWFLPPFERVAREGCRTFMLGYQSMDGVPITINNWLLNEVLRGEWGYTGTLVTDWDNVGRMVWEQKVAADHSEAAALAVKAGNDMVMTTPDFFEGAQDAVAKGMLEEADLDAAVSRILTLKFELGLFENPRLPDPARQAQVIANPAHTALNLEVARRSLVLLRNDGTLPLAGGSTADAAGRAAGDGTARTVAVIGPNADDPHTILGDWAGASGQAEWLPDGHPREMISTVLDGFRAHAPADWTVVHARGAEIVTTGPDPEGPYFPDGQPRPDVAVPAEPDAAMIAEAVAAAQAADYVVAVVGDRIELVGETKSTATLELVGGQVALLDALEAVGKPLVVVLVSSKPLVLPPSAHRAAAIVYAFNPGMRGGQAIAELLLGLAEPTGRLPISFARHAGQQPTYYNQIRGQHGTRYADLTQAPAFAFGEGLSYSTVEYADLHVLTPEVRAEDTVRARVIVRNTGARPVTETVQVYVTDTVTSVTWAEKELKTFRQVVLAPGEARTVDLELPAADCTLVDTAGRRVVEPGAFELLVGPSSRESELLRADFTVFAG; translated from the coding sequence GTGAACACCCCGCTGCCCTATCTCGACCCTGCCCTGCCCACCGCTGCCCGGGTCGCCGACCTGCTCAGCCGCATGACCCTGCCGGAGAAGGCCGGGCAGATGCTCCAGCTGGCCGCCCGCGACGGCGTCCGCCGCATCGTCGAGGACCTGCACGTCGGCTCCATCCTCCACGCGTCGCCGGAGCACCTCCAGGAAGCCGTCGCGCTGGCCGCGGACTCCCGCCTGGGCATCCCGCTGCTGGTCGCCGAGGACTGCATCCACGGCCACTCGTTCTGGATCGGCGCCACCATCTTCCCCACCCAGCTCGGCATGGCCGCCACCTGGGACCCCGAGCTGGTCGAGCGGGTCGCCCGCGCGACCGCGGTCGAGGTCGCCGCGACCGGCATCCACTGGACCTTCTCCCCGGTGCTGTGCATCGCCCGCGACCTGCGCTGGGGCCGGGTCAGCGAGACGTTCGGCGAGGACCCGTTCCTCATCGGCGAGCTGGCCTCGGCGATGGTGCGCGGCTACCAGGGCGACGGCCTGGCCGACCCGACCGCCATCCTGGCCTGCGCGAAGCACTTCGCCGGCTACTCCGAGACCCAGGGCGGCCGCGACGCCAGCGAGGCCGACATCTCGCGGCGCAAGCTGCGCTCGTGGTTCCTGCCGCCGTTCGAGCGGGTCGCCCGCGAGGGCTGCCGCACCTTCATGCTCGGCTACCAGTCCATGGACGGCGTCCCGATCACCATCAACAACTGGCTGCTCAACGAGGTGCTGCGCGGCGAGTGGGGCTACACCGGGACGCTGGTGACCGACTGGGACAACGTCGGGCGCATGGTGTGGGAGCAGAAGGTGGCCGCCGACCACTCCGAGGCGGCGGCGCTGGCGGTCAAGGCCGGCAACGACATGGTGATGACCACGCCCGACTTCTTCGAGGGCGCCCAGGACGCGGTGGCCAAGGGCATGCTGGAGGAGGCCGACCTGGACGCGGCGGTCAGCCGCATCCTCACCCTGAAGTTCGAGCTCGGCCTGTTCGAGAACCCGCGCCTGCCCGACCCGGCCCGCCAGGCGCAGGTCATCGCGAACCCGGCGCACACCGCGCTCAACCTGGAGGTGGCGCGCCGGTCGCTGGTGCTGCTGCGCAACGACGGCACGCTGCCGCTGGCGGGCGGGTCCACCGCCGACGCCGCCGGCCGGGCCGCGGGCGACGGCACGGCCCGGACCGTCGCGGTGATCGGGCCCAACGCCGACGACCCGCACACCATCCTCGGCGACTGGGCGGGCGCCTCCGGCCAGGCCGAGTGGCTGCCCGACGGCCACCCCCGCGAGATGATCTCGACGGTGCTGGACGGGTTCCGCGCGCACGCGCCCGCCGACTGGACCGTCGTGCACGCCCGGGGCGCCGAGATCGTGACCACCGGCCCGGACCCGGAGGGCCCGTACTTCCCGGACGGCCAGCCCCGCCCCGACGTCGCCGTCCCGGCCGAGCCCGATGCGGCGATGATCGCCGAGGCGGTCGCGGCCGCGCAGGCCGCGGACTACGTGGTGGCCGTGGTCGGCGACCGGATCGAGCTGGTCGGCGAGACCAAGTCGACCGCGACGCTGGAGCTGGTCGGCGGCCAGGTGGCGCTGCTGGACGCGCTGGAGGCTGTCGGCAAGCCGCTGGTCGTGGTGCTGGTCAGCTCCAAGCCGCTGGTGCTGCCGCCGTCGGCGCACCGCGCCGCCGCCATCGTGTACGCGTTCAACCCCGGCATGCGCGGCGGTCAGGCGATCGCCGAGCTGCTGCTGGGGCTGGCCGAGCCGACCGGCCGCCTGCCGATCTCGTTCGCCCGCCACGCCGGGCAGCAGCCGACGTACTACAACCAGATCCGGGGCCAGCACGGCACCCGCTACGCCGACCTCACCCAGGCGCCGGCGTTCGCGTTCGGCGAGGGCCTGTCCTACAGCACCGTCGAGTACGCCGACCTGCACGTGCTCACCCCCGAGGTGCGGGCGGAGGACACCGTCCGGGCCCGGGTGATCGTGCGCAACACCGGCGCCCGCCCGGTCACCGAGACCGTCCAGGTGTACGTCACCGACACGGTCACCTCGGTGACCTGGGCGGAGAAGGAGCTCAAGACGTTCCGGCAGGTCGTGCTCGCCCCCGGCGAGGCGCGCACGGTCGACCTGGAGCTGCCCGCCGCCGACTGCACCCTGGTCGACACCGCGGGTCGCCGGGTCGTGGAGCCGGGCGCGTTCGAACTGCTCGTGGGCCCGTCCTCGCGCGAGTCCGAGCTGCTGCGGGCGGACTTCACCGTCTTCGCGGGCTGA
- a CDS encoding LuxR family transcriptional regulator — MRDLSAVGPAVAGRGAELARARAFLTGSGGVTLVGASGMGKTHLARALVGGRAEWIAATRAASAIPFGAFARFLDDPGPRGAWPGPRALPAVILRRLLAQLREGTSTIVVDDAHLLDDGSAALVHELARDPSLRLVLVVRAGEPVPGGLGGLRPAVHLDALDETGVARVAAAVLGGALDPAAAADLHRLSGGNALACTELVRSALADATLHRGPDGRWQWTDRQRRGGVTGVLLQRLAGLTRAEREVLQLVALAEPADTDAVAAVGGPALVEALCEQGWLVASAAGDQLSLPHPRYGEVLLDGATPVTLRRLRRALADRLTGPGHLLRRVTLRLDAADTAPDAELLAGADEALSRLDGPLGERLARAAAADGPRRAELLSRALLLQQRWADAEQVLAAATAAYPGRPELVGARVSNLVRGLRRDDLAIAFLEGERPDPVTAVQLAVLRRQYAAAVRACAADPLLADLDLAGPAGYAIHQLAGAYYQLGMVAEGLALLRHHDRPGMPAEVLLSLRFGMVGSLLAAGRPDEAQTLAQTLSHWGEQAGWPLASCLGEAAAGGVRAYRGDFAGAARSLRAALGAAGAVPAGVRHWMACQLAAAEAALGRVDAAYEVLRTATALRESGSMPYVAVDEHRARAFVRACAGVPAAAELRDLFDDQLGCAAYAVAVEAALLLARVDDAAGARDLLDRLPPLAGVYAIHAGFVRALAAGSAADLLEVCDRYAAAGAAGLAAEAADRAARCGGRTPRKLAATAAWRRDRLVAGGATALPWWSGTPAPSGLSPREREVAGLAAEGLSNPEIAARLVLSVRTVENHLHSSYAKLGVTGRAELRAALGWG; from the coding sequence GTGCGTGATCTTTCCGCGGTCGGTCCGGCGGTGGCCGGGCGCGGCGCGGAGCTGGCCCGCGCGCGGGCGTTCCTGACCGGATCCGGGGGCGTGACCCTGGTCGGCGCCTCCGGCATGGGCAAGACCCACCTGGCCCGCGCCCTGGTGGGCGGGCGCGCCGAGTGGATCGCCGCGACCCGGGCCGCCTCGGCCATCCCGTTCGGCGCCTTCGCCCGCTTTCTCGACGACCCCGGACCGCGCGGGGCCTGGCCCGGCCCCCGGGCCCTGCCGGCGGTGATCCTGCGGCGGCTGCTGGCACAGCTGCGCGAGGGCACCTCGACGATCGTCGTCGACGACGCGCACCTGCTCGACGACGGGTCGGCGGCGCTGGTGCACGAGCTGGCCCGCGATCCGTCCCTGCGGCTGGTCCTGGTCGTACGCGCCGGGGAGCCGGTGCCGGGCGGGCTCGGCGGGCTGCGTCCGGCCGTACACCTCGACGCTCTCGACGAGACCGGGGTGGCCCGGGTGGCGGCCGCCGTGCTCGGCGGGGCGCTGGACCCGGCCGCCGCGGCCGACCTGCACCGGCTCAGCGGCGGCAACGCGCTGGCCTGCACCGAACTGGTGCGCTCGGCGCTGGCCGACGCCACCCTGCACCGCGGCCCGGACGGGCGCTGGCAATGGACCGACCGGCAGCGCCGCGGCGGCGTCACGGGGGTGCTGCTGCAACGGCTGGCCGGGCTGACCCGGGCCGAGCGCGAGGTGCTCCAGCTCGTCGCGCTGGCCGAGCCCGCCGACACCGACGCGGTCGCGGCCGTCGGCGGCCCGGCGCTGGTGGAGGCCCTGTGCGAGCAGGGCTGGCTGGTCGCCAGCGCCGCCGGGGACCAGCTGTCCCTGCCGCACCCACGCTACGGCGAGGTGCTGCTCGACGGCGCGACCCCGGTGACGCTGCGGCGGCTGCGGCGGGCGCTGGCCGACCGGCTCACCGGGCCCGGCCACCTGCTGCGCCGGGTCACGCTGCGCCTGGACGCCGCCGACACCGCGCCCGACGCCGAGCTGCTGGCCGGGGCCGACGAGGCGCTGTCGCGGCTGGACGGCCCGCTGGGCGAGCGGCTGGCCCGCGCCGCGGCCGCCGACGGGCCGCGCCGGGCGGAGCTGCTGTCGCGGGCGCTGCTGCTCCAGCAGCGCTGGGCCGACGCCGAGCAGGTGCTGGCGGCGGCGACGGCGGCGTATCCGGGGCGGCCGGAGCTGGTCGGGGCGCGGGTGAGCAACCTGGTGCGCGGGCTGCGCCGCGACGACCTGGCCATCGCGTTCCTGGAGGGCGAGCGGCCGGACCCGGTCACGGCGGTGCAGCTGGCGGTGCTGCGCCGGCAGTACGCGGCCGCCGTCCGCGCCTGCGCCGCCGACCCGCTGCTGGCCGACCTCGACCTGGCCGGCCCGGCCGGGTACGCCATCCACCAGCTCGCCGGCGCCTACTACCAGCTCGGCATGGTGGCCGAGGGGCTGGCGCTGCTGCGCCACCACGACCGGCCCGGCATGCCCGCCGAGGTGCTGCTGTCGCTGCGCTTCGGCATGGTCGGCTCGCTGCTGGCCGCCGGGCGGCCGGACGAGGCGCAGACGCTGGCGCAGACGCTGTCGCACTGGGGCGAGCAGGCGGGCTGGCCCCTGGCGTCCTGCCTGGGCGAGGCGGCGGCGGGCGGGGTGCGGGCCTACCGGGGCGACTTCGCGGGGGCGGCGCGGTCGCTGCGGGCGGCGCTGGGGGCGGCCGGGGCCGTTCCGGCGGGGGTACGCCACTGGATGGCGTGCCAGCTCGCCGCGGCCGAGGCGGCCCTGGGCCGCGTCGACGCCGCGTACGAGGTGCTGCGCACCGCCACCGCCCTGCGCGAGAGCGGGTCGATGCCGTACGTCGCCGTCGACGAGCACCGGGCGCGCGCGTTCGTGCGGGCCTGCGCGGGCGTCCCGGCCGCCGCCGAGCTGCGCGACCTGTTCGACGACCAGCTCGGCTGCGCCGCGTACGCCGTGGCCGTCGAGGCGGCGCTGCTGCTGGCCCGGGTCGACGACGCGGCCGGGGCGCGCGACCTGCTGGACCGGCTGCCGCCGCTGGCGGGGGTGTACGCGATCCACGCCGGGTTCGTCCGGGCGCTGGCCGCCGGATCGGCCGCCGACCTGCTGGAGGTGTGCGACCGGTACGCGGCGGCGGGCGCGGCGGGGCTGGCCGCGGAGGCGGCGGACCGGGCCGCGCGCTGCGGCGGGCGCACCCCGCGTAAGCTCGCCGCGACCGCCGCGTGGCGCCGGGACCGGCTGGTGGCGGGCGGGGCGACCGCGCTGCCGTGGTGGTCGGGGACGCCGGCGCCGTCCGGGCTGAGCCCGCGCGAGCGGGAGGTGGCCGGGCTGGCGGCCGAGGGGCTGTCCAATCCGGAGATAGCCGCCCGGCTGGTGCTGTCGGTGCGTACGGTGGAGAACCACCTGCACAGCAGCTATGCCAAGCTGGGTGTGACCGGCCGGGCGGAGCTGCGCGCGGCTCTGGGCTGGGGCTGA
- a CDS encoding cellulase family glycosylhydrolase, producing MQFLPRASRRSLVAAGAVAALAVGVTAALPAVNAMAATGCQVTYTTNTWAGGFTGNVAIKNLGDAISSWTLKWTFPDSGQKVVQGWSATYTQSGANVTAVSMDYNGALATGAEATIGFNGSWTTANPVPASFTLNGTVCTGTVTSSPSPSRSANPSPSASPSKSPSPSPSPSSSPNPPTGTTPVAINGQLHVCGVNLCNQYNKPIQLRGMSTHGLQWFANCYNDASLDALANDWNADLLRIAMYVQEQGYETNPAAFTNQVNTLVDKAQARGMYALIDFHTLTPGDPNYNLDRAKTFFAAVAARNAAKNNVIYEIANEPNGVSWAGIKSYAEQVIPVIRANDPDAVVIVGTRGWSSLGVSEGGNASEVINNKVNAQNVMYTFHFYAASHKDNYRAELERAAASLPMFVTEFGTVTYTGGGAFDQSSSTAWLDMLDRLKISYANWTYSDASESSAAFKPGTCAGGQYAGTSVLQDSGLFMRSRIRTADNFPTS from the coding sequence ATGCAGTTCCTCCCGCGCGCCTCCCGGCGCAGCCTGGTGGCGGCCGGTGCCGTCGCCGCGCTCGCCGTGGGCGTGACCGCCGCCCTACCGGCGGTCAACGCGATGGCGGCCACCGGCTGCCAGGTCACCTACACCACCAACACCTGGGCCGGCGGCTTCACCGGCAACGTCGCCATCAAGAACCTGGGCGACGCGATCAGCTCCTGGACGCTGAAGTGGACCTTCCCCGACAGCGGCCAGAAGGTCGTGCAGGGCTGGTCGGCCACGTACACCCAGAGCGGCGCCAACGTGACCGCGGTCAGCATGGACTACAACGGCGCGCTGGCCACCGGCGCCGAGGCGACCATCGGCTTCAACGGCAGCTGGACCACCGCCAACCCGGTCCCGGCGTCGTTCACGCTGAACGGCACGGTCTGCACCGGCACGGTCACCAGCTCGCCGTCGCCCAGCCGCTCGGCGAACCCGTCGCCCTCGGCCTCGCCGTCGAAGTCGCCGTCCCCCTCGCCGTCGCCGTCCAGCTCGCCGAACCCGCCGACCGGGACCACCCCGGTCGCGATCAACGGCCAGCTGCACGTGTGCGGCGTGAACCTGTGCAACCAGTACAACAAGCCGATCCAGCTCCGCGGGATGAGCACGCACGGCCTCCAGTGGTTCGCGAACTGCTACAACGACGCCTCGCTGGACGCGCTGGCCAACGACTGGAACGCCGACCTGCTGCGCATCGCGATGTACGTGCAGGAGCAGGGCTACGAGACCAACCCGGCGGCCTTCACCAACCAGGTGAACACGCTGGTCGACAAGGCCCAGGCCCGCGGCATGTACGCCCTGATCGACTTCCACACGCTGACTCCGGGCGACCCGAACTACAACCTGGACCGGGCGAAGACGTTCTTCGCGGCGGTCGCGGCCCGCAACGCGGCCAAGAACAACGTGATCTACGAGATCGCCAACGAGCCCAACGGCGTGAGCTGGGCGGGCATCAAGAGCTACGCCGAGCAGGTCATCCCGGTGATCCGGGCCAACGACCCGGACGCGGTGGTCATCGTCGGCACCCGCGGCTGGTCGTCGCTGGGCGTCTCCGAGGGCGGCAACGCCTCCGAGGTCATCAACAACAAGGTCAACGCCCAGAACGTGATGTACACGTTCCACTTCTACGCGGCGTCGCACAAGGACAACTACCGCGCCGAGCTGGAGCGGGCCGCGGCCTCGCTGCCGATGTTCGTCACCGAGTTCGGCACCGTCACCTACACCGGCGGCGGCGCGTTCGACCAGTCCAGCAGCACCGCCTGGCTGGACATGCTGGACCGGCTGAAGATCAGCTACGCGAACTGGACCTACTCCGACGCCAGTGAGAGCAGCGCCGCGTTCAAGCCGGGCACCTGCGCCGGCGGCCAGTACGCGGGCACCTCCGTCCTCCAGGACTCGGGCCTGTTCATGCGCTCGCGCATCCGCACCGCGGACAACTTCCCGACCAGCTGA